One region of Cerasicoccus sp. TK19100 genomic DNA includes:
- a CDS encoding anaerobic sulfatase maturase — protein MPQSPVIQIDEKLTQGPKHDMASAPFHVMTKPIGPLCNLDCEYCFYLEKENLYGSNERFKMSEETLEAYVRNYIESQPEHTVTFAWQGGEPTLMGVKFFQKVVEYQKKYANGRTIENALQTNGTLLDEDWARFLHDENFLVGISIDGPEELHNHYRVDKKKGPSYAKVIRGIELAKKFKVEFNTLTCVHAGNVDKALDVYKFLKNIGSGYLQFIPIVERLPDKDSRDIGLQLAHPPDFRNPPIEKRPPVMAHWAVDPHKYGEFLCKIFDRWVTRDVGKTYVQIIDMALGKWLNIPGGLCVFSETCGKAMAIEHDGDVFACDHYVYPRYKVGNVLNQSLGAIVESDAMKQFGQDKKLGLPQQCVKCDVRFACHGECPKHRFTWTKDGEFGLNYLCPSYLKFFRHIDPAMQIMAQLYRNRRAPAEIMPMLKKDPKLLDKQRAASRR, from the coding sequence ATGCCCCAAAGCCCGGTAATCCAGATTGATGAAAAACTGACTCAAGGTCCCAAGCATGACATGGCGTCCGCGCCGTTTCACGTGATGACCAAGCCCATTGGGCCGCTTTGCAATCTGGATTGCGAGTATTGCTTCTACCTCGAAAAGGAGAATCTCTACGGCTCGAACGAGCGCTTCAAGATGTCTGAGGAGACGCTTGAGGCCTACGTTCGCAATTACATCGAGTCGCAGCCCGAGCACACGGTGACCTTTGCCTGGCAGGGTGGGGAGCCGACACTGATGGGGGTTAAGTTTTTCCAAAAAGTCGTTGAGTATCAGAAAAAGTATGCCAACGGGCGCACGATTGAGAATGCCCTGCAGACCAATGGCACCTTACTCGATGAGGATTGGGCGCGCTTTCTTCACGACGAAAATTTCCTCGTCGGCATCAGTATCGACGGCCCGGAGGAGCTGCACAACCACTACCGCGTCGATAAGAAAAAGGGTCCGTCCTACGCCAAAGTGATACGCGGCATCGAGCTCGCCAAGAAGTTCAAAGTGGAGTTCAACACCCTGACCTGCGTTCACGCGGGCAATGTCGACAAGGCGCTGGACGTTTATAAATTCCTGAAAAACATCGGCAGCGGCTACCTGCAATTTATCCCGATCGTCGAGCGTCTGCCCGACAAGGATTCGCGCGACATCGGTCTACAGCTCGCGCATCCGCCGGACTTCCGCAATCCGCCCATTGAAAAACGCCCGCCAGTCATGGCGCATTGGGCGGTGGACCCGCACAAATATGGCGAGTTTCTTTGCAAAATTTTCGACCGTTGGGTAACGCGCGATGTTGGCAAGACCTACGTGCAGATTATCGACATGGCGCTCGGCAAGTGGCTCAATATTCCCGGCGGACTCTGCGTATTTAGCGAAACATGCGGCAAGGCGATGGCCATTGAGCACGATGGCGACGTCTTCGCCTGTGACCACTACGTTTACCCGCGCTACAAGGTCGGCAACGTGCTGAACCAGTCACTTGGTGCCATCGTGGAAAGCGATGCAATGAAGCAATTTGGGCAGGACAAAAAGCTTGGCCTGCCGCAGCAGTGCGTGAAGTGCGATGTCCGCTTTGCCTGCCATGGTGAGTGCCCGAAGCATCGCTTTACCTGGACGAAGGATGGCGAGTTCGGGCTGAATTACCTGTGCCCGAGCTACCTGAAATTCTTCCGCCACATCGATCCGGCGATGCAGATCATGGCTCAGCTTTATCGTAATCGCCGCGCCCCGGCGGAGATTATGCCGATGCTGAAGAAGGACCCGAAGTTGTTGGATAAGCAACGTGCGGCCAGCCGTCGCTAA
- a CDS encoding GDP-L-fucose synthase family protein, protein MNSDSKIYVAGHRGMVGAGVVRALQAKGYQNIITRTRSELDLTNQVAVNEFLATEKPDVIVIAAAKVGGIHANNTYPAEFIYENLALEQNLIHGAYQHGVGRVLFLGSSCIYPKLAEQPMREDALLTGPLEPTNEAYAIAKIAGLKLCEYYRRQYGVTYHSAMPTNLYGQRDNYHGENSHVLPALLRRFHEAKESGAKEITLWGTGSPMREFLHVDDLSAALVYLLELEEPPDLVNVGYGSDVTIKELSEIVCDTVGFEGEMVWDTNRPDGTPRKLMDSSIMRSLGWEPKIDLRTGVKQTYQSFLDEMADGSLRA, encoded by the coding sequence ATGAACTCCGATTCCAAGATTTACGTTGCCGGGCACCGCGGCATGGTCGGCGCAGGCGTCGTCCGCGCCCTGCAAGCCAAAGGCTACCAGAACATCATTACGCGCACCCGCAGCGAGCTCGACTTGACGAATCAAGTCGCCGTCAACGAGTTCCTCGCCACCGAAAAGCCGGATGTGATCGTGATCGCTGCAGCGAAGGTCGGCGGCATTCACGCCAACAACACCTACCCGGCCGAGTTCATTTACGAAAACCTAGCGCTGGAGCAAAACCTGATCCACGGTGCCTATCAGCATGGCGTCGGGCGTGTGCTTTTCCTGGGCAGCTCTTGCATTTACCCAAAACTCGCCGAGCAGCCGATGCGCGAAGACGCCCTGCTCACCGGCCCGCTGGAGCCCACCAACGAAGCCTACGCCATCGCCAAGATCGCTGGCCTCAAGCTTTGCGAATACTACCGACGTCAATATGGGGTGACATACCACTCCGCCATGCCGACCAATCTCTATGGCCAGCGTGACAACTACCATGGGGAAAATTCCCATGTGTTGCCCGCCCTGCTCCGCCGCTTCCACGAAGCCAAGGAGTCCGGTGCCAAGGAAATCACCCTTTGGGGAACGGGCTCGCCGATGCGCGAGTTTCTCCACGTCGACGATCTCTCCGCCGCCCTCGTCTACCTGCTGGAGCTCGAAGAGCCGCCGGACTTGGTCAATGTCGGCTACGGCAGCGATGTCACCATCAAGGAACTTTCAGAAATCGTCTGCGACACCGTGGGCTTCGAAGGCGAGATGGTCTGGGACACCAACCGCCCCGACGGCACTCCGCGCAAGCTGATGGACTCCTCCATCATGCGCAGCCTCGGCTGGGAGCCCAAGATAGACCTCCGTACCGGCGTCAAGCAAACCTACCAGTCCTTCCTCGACGAAATGGCCGACGGCTCCCTCCGCGCCTGA
- the gmd gene encoding GDP-mannose 4,6-dehydratase, translating into MPKKALITGITGQDGSYLAELLLEKGYEVHGIIRRASTFNTDRIDHLYRDPHVNGSKLHLHYGDLADGSRITKLLYELKPDEIYNLGAQSHVRVSFDSPEYTGDVTGLSTVRLLEAIREAGLTQDVRYYQASSSEMFGKVQHVPQTEETPFWPRSPYGCAKVFAFWLTVNYREAYNLHASNGILFNHESPRRGETFVTRKITRAATRIKMGLQDKLYLGNLDAQRDWGYAKEYVEVMWLMLQQDKPDDYVCATNETHSVRDFVIETFNLLDLDWEKYVDYDKRYERPSEVDLLIGDPAKLKKQIGWEPKVKFKELVKIMTEADLELAKQEHAYKEATGVNKSF; encoded by the coding sequence ATGCCTAAGAAAGCCCTGATAACAGGAATCACCGGTCAGGACGGTTCCTACCTCGCCGAATTGCTCTTGGAAAAAGGTTACGAAGTCCACGGCATCATTCGCCGCGCATCGACCTTTAATACCGACCGCATCGACCACCTTTACCGCGATCCGCACGTCAACGGCTCGAAATTGCACCTGCACTACGGTGACCTCGCCGACGGCAGCCGCATCACCAAACTCCTTTACGAACTCAAGCCCGACGAAATTTACAACCTCGGTGCCCAGAGCCACGTGCGCGTCTCCTTCGACAGCCCGGAATACACTGGCGACGTCACCGGCCTCTCCACCGTCCGCCTGCTCGAAGCCATTCGCGAAGCCGGCTTGACGCAGGACGTCCGTTACTACCAGGCCAGCTCCTCCGAGATGTTTGGCAAGGTGCAACACGTGCCGCAAACCGAGGAAACGCCCTTCTGGCCGCGCTCGCCGTACGGCTGCGCCAAGGTCTTTGCGTTCTGGCTCACCGTCAACTACCGCGAAGCCTACAACCTGCACGCCAGCAACGGCATTCTCTTTAACCACGAGTCCCCGCGCCGCGGCGAGACCTTCGTCACCCGCAAGATTACCCGTGCCGCGACCCGCATCAAGATGGGCCTGCAGGACAAGCTTTACCTCGGCAACCTCGACGCCCAGCGCGACTGGGGCTACGCCAAGGAATACGTCGAAGTCATGTGGCTCATGCTCCAACAGGATAAGCCTGATGACTACGTTTGCGCGACCAACGAGACCCACAGCGTCCGCGACTTCGTAATCGAGACCTTCAACCTGCTCGACCTCGACTGGGAAAAGTATGTCGACTACGACAAGCGCTACGAGCGCCCCTCCGAGGTCGACCTGCTCATCGGCGACCCCGCCAAGCTCAAGAAGCAAATCGGCTGGGAGCCCAAGGTGAAGTTCAAGGAGCTCGTCAAAATCATGACCGAAGCCGACCTCGAACTCGCCAAACAAGAGCACGCCTACAAGGAAGCAACCGGCGTCAACAAGAGCTTCTAG
- the polX gene encoding DNA polymerase/3'-5' exonuclease PolX has protein sequence MEKSEIVGVLEEIAELLELKGENPFKVRAYQSGARALETLEEDLGAVIEEDRLGKIKGIGKALVEKITTLHETGELEYYDKLKASVPESMIELLTIPNLGPKKIKKLHDELGIDSVESLKAACEAGKVAEISGFGAKTEQKLLSGIANREAYQARHHWWKAASVAEPIVEGLRELPEVERAESAGSLRRMRETVGDLDFIVASTKPKPVMDWFVGLDTVSEVTAHGHTKSSVRFQDGLQADLRVVPPEQFAFALLHFTGSKDHNVRMRQRALERGWSLSEWGLFDKDSKPEDPDRKSVIAAETEEQIYAKLDMKWVPPELREDRGEIEAGETGDFPQLIEVEDIRGVFHNHTTASDGHNTLEEMTVAAEELGLEYLGIADHSKASFQASGLDEDRLAAQVEKIRALNASGKFKCHVFAGSEVDILKDGSLDFDDDVLATLDYVVASVHNALTLTEDEMTKRIIKAIENEHVTMLGHLTGRLLLRREPYAVNVGKVIDAAIANDTIIELNANPWRLDMDWRHWKNAVDKGLLCAINPDAHDTDGLALFVAGINVARKGWLEPKHILNTRPLAEVKQYFGVE, from the coding sequence ATGGAAAAAAGCGAGATTGTCGGCGTTTTGGAGGAAATTGCGGAGCTGCTGGAGCTCAAGGGCGAAAACCCGTTTAAGGTCCGCGCCTACCAAAGTGGCGCGCGCGCGCTGGAGACGCTGGAGGAGGATCTCGGGGCAGTGATCGAGGAGGATCGCCTGGGCAAGATCAAGGGCATCGGCAAGGCGCTGGTGGAGAAAATTACCACACTGCACGAGACTGGCGAGTTGGAGTATTATGACAAGCTGAAGGCGTCGGTGCCCGAGAGCATGATCGAACTGCTGACGATTCCCAACCTCGGCCCCAAGAAGATTAAAAAACTCCATGACGAGCTGGGCATCGACAGTGTGGAATCGCTCAAGGCCGCCTGCGAAGCGGGCAAGGTCGCAGAAATTTCCGGATTTGGCGCGAAAACCGAGCAAAAGCTGCTGTCGGGCATTGCGAACCGTGAGGCCTATCAGGCGCGGCACCATTGGTGGAAGGCGGCCAGCGTTGCCGAGCCAATCGTGGAGGGCTTGCGGGAGCTGCCGGAGGTGGAGCGGGCTGAGTCGGCCGGTAGCTTGCGTCGCATGCGTGAGACCGTCGGCGATTTGGACTTTATCGTGGCTTCAACCAAGCCCAAGCCGGTCATGGACTGGTTTGTCGGTTTGGATACGGTATCGGAAGTCACTGCCCATGGACATACGAAGTCCAGCGTGCGTTTTCAGGACGGTTTGCAGGCTGATTTACGTGTGGTGCCGCCCGAGCAGTTTGCGTTTGCCCTGCTGCACTTTACCGGAAGTAAGGATCATAATGTCCGGATGCGGCAGCGGGCCTTGGAGCGGGGGTGGTCGCTCTCGGAGTGGGGCTTGTTCGACAAGGATTCGAAGCCGGAAGACCCGGACCGGAAATCCGTCATCGCCGCCGAAACCGAAGAGCAAATTTACGCCAAGCTCGACATGAAATGGGTTCCGCCCGAGCTCCGCGAGGACCGCGGGGAAATCGAAGCCGGCGAGACGGGTGATTTTCCGCAACTCATTGAGGTAGAAGATATTCGTGGCGTGTTTCACAACCACACGACCGCCAGCGATGGCCATAACACCCTGGAGGAAATGACGGTGGCGGCCGAGGAGCTGGGCCTAGAATACCTGGGTATTGCCGACCACTCCAAGGCGAGCTTTCAGGCCAGCGGGCTGGATGAGGACCGCCTGGCCGCGCAGGTAGAGAAAATTCGTGCGCTGAACGCGAGCGGCAAGTTCAAGTGCCACGTCTTTGCCGGGAGCGAGGTGGATATCCTGAAGGATGGTTCACTCGACTTCGACGACGATGTGCTGGCGACCTTGGATTACGTGGTCGCCTCGGTGCACAATGCGCTGACATTGACCGAGGACGAGATGACGAAGCGTATCATCAAGGCGATTGAAAATGAGCACGTCACCATGTTGGGACATTTGACCGGGCGTCTGCTGCTGCGCCGTGAGCCTTATGCGGTTAACGTGGGCAAAGTGATCGATGCGGCCATTGCCAATGATACCATTATCGAGCTGAACGCGAATCCCTGGCGCTTGGATATGGACTGGCGTCATTGGAAAAACGCCGTGGACAAGGGGCTGC